A portion of the Toxotes jaculatrix isolate fToxJac2 chromosome 16, fToxJac2.pri, whole genome shotgun sequence genome contains these proteins:
- the LOC121195781 gene encoding apical junction component 1 homolog — MTRTDPPDILVSTVHRDIKVIPISSHYKSLQPSKQCDSINYSTVEDSKSKVNKRHCRTFDYKSLEYPKSHIYSMESPYRKADRHAANPDVAWNALGRQQRYRFSAPDIFSHRLTPQPMAADMASDIVVPEQKRRTRSKSAPRVQTSLTPVSFEGSSSSGRKGRESQRAPRDSRWRPEVSPRRESSYAATRAHMHEVHPIKLQPQMSDSSRYSPHFAADNSEGGGLDKPATSPHVRCRVDIKPDDAELHHPGQKQATPQVDIPWQRHHSGGSRSLTVPRHFSYSRTPTPTDSLEPQRIGTDSKSYSRSWDNILNSRVEREQPLPVQRGQSYDDLLDSRKPAAASGDKPQPVVVNLSSSPRRYAALSMSDNSLIDKSPTEMSKSTTSKLWFVTPEITITDNDIRPGNLNKAEGRSASWDILDSRSTEGPELSQRDFESSTKEKTHDNASLQQSLEQLDELLADLVTDYKPPSRRASEDILDQLKKLIDEEEAVSLSRKSSKAGSEEPAPLDNADECSPDQSPDEDDTMMCSNNKCRRTETLFNACLYFKSCHSCYTYYCSRNCRREDWDIHKESCLYGRIGSTCRHIIKHCRETVEVHKAFSRIAKVGYLSRGRGVLFLGFPNPASSSHFLQYGLDSLLMSPTYLSLRELESFKDNLGEYCKELQEAGKEYDPNECFILNVSIAVGEQLPDGPSPRNQAPTVRKYAKVALASFSPERKVHKKESDMETLILTPPPGTADIDKVGEEGRKAREICFINIQRELRIRGVFLRHEYPQVYQQLCEFVESNRRFTPTTIYPIDKRTGKQFMCMIMAASEPRTLDWVGTPHLLDDII; from the exons ATGACACGTACAGACCCACCTGACATACTGGTATCAACTGTACATCGAGATATAAAAGTGATTCCCATTTCTTCACACTACAAGTCCTTGCAACCCTCCAAACAATGTGATTCTATAAATTACAGCACAGTGGAGGACAGTAAGAGCAAAGTCAATAAGAGGCACTGCCGTACCTTTGACTACAAGTCATTGGAGTATCCGAAATCACACATATACTCAATGGAGTCCCCATACAGGAAGGCTGATAGGCATGCAGCCAATCCAGATGTTGCCTGGAATGCCTTGGGGCGCCAGCAGAGATACCGCTTCTCTGCTCCAGACATTTTTAGTCATAGGTTAACTCCTCAACCGATGGCTGCTGATATGGCTAGTGATATAGTTGTCCCTGAGCAAAAAAGAAGGACAAGGTCAAAAAGTGCCCCTCGGGTCCAGACCAGCCTCACTCCTGTGTCTTTTGAAGGGTCCTCATCTTCggggaggaagggaagggagtCCCAAAGGGCTCCAAGAGACTCTCGGTGGAGACCAGAGGTATCACCACGTCGGGAGTCATCCTATGCAGCAACTCGGGCTCATATGCATGAAGTACATCCCATTAAGTTGCAGCCTCAAATGAGTGACAGTAGTAGATATTCACCTCACTTTGCTGCTGATAATTCTGAGGGAGGAGGGCTAGATAAACCAGCAACTAGTCCTCATGTCAGATGTCGGGTGGACATCAAACCTGATGATGCAGAATTGCATCATCCAGGACAGAAACAAGCTACACCTCAAGTGGACATACCATGGCAGAGGCATCACAGTGGAGGAAGTAGGAGTCTGACTGTACCACGCCATTTCTCCTACTCTAGGACACCAACTCCCACTGACTCATTAG AACCTCAAAGAATTGGCACAGATTCAAAATCTTACTCAAGGTCCTGGGACAATATTCTCAACTCTCGTGTAGAGAGGGAACAACCTCTTCCTGTGCAGCGGGGTCAGAGCTATGATGATCTCCTTGACTCCAGGAAGCCTGCAGCAGCCTCAGGTGACAAACCACAACCAGTGGTAGTCAATCTCTCCAGTTCACCAAGACGCTATGCAGCCTTATCAATGTCTGACAACTCACTAATTGACAAAAGCCCAACAGAGATGTCAAAGAGCACTACCAGTAAACTCTGGTTTGTCACTCCTGAAATAACAATCACTGATAATGACATTCGACCTGGGAACCTTAACAAGGCTGAAGGACGGTCTGCCAGTTGGGACATTCTTGACTCCAGAAGTACTGAGGGTCCAGAACTGTCTCAGCGTGACTTTGAAAGCTCAACCAAAGAGAAGACACATGATAATGCCTCATTACAGCAAAGCCTCGAACAACTTGATGAGCTTCTGGCAGATCTTGTGACTGACTACAAGCCACCCAGTAGAAGGGCAAGTGAGGATATCCTGGATCAACTAAAGAAGTTAATTGATGAGGAAGAAGCAGTATCTCTGTCCAGAAAGAGCTCAAAGGCAGGTTCAGAAGAACCAGCTCCCCTTGACAA TGCAGATGAGTGCTCCCCAGACCAGAGCCCAGATGAGGACGATACAATGATGTGCTCTAACAACAAATGTCGGAGGACAGAGACCCTGTTCAATGCTTGCCTATATTTTAAATCCTGCCACAGCTGCTACACCTACTACTGCTCTCGTAACTGTCGCAGGGAGGACTGGGATATTCATAAAGAAAGCTGCCTGTATGGAAGAATTGGCAGCACATGCCGTCACATCATCAAACACTGCCGGGAGACTGTCGAAGTCCACAAAGCCTTCTCCCGTATTGCCAAAGTTGGCTATCTTTCTCGAGGTAGAGGAGTTCTCTTCCTTGGTTTTCCAAACCCTGCGTCGTCCAGTCATTTCCTGCAGTACGGCCTGGATAGTCTGCTTATGTCTCCTACATACCTGTCCCTTCGAGAGCTTGAAAGCTTCAAGGACAATCTAGGGGAGTACTGtaaggagctgcaggaggctgGCAAAGAGTATGACCCAAACGAATGTTTCATCTTGAATGTATCGATTGCTGTTGGTGAACAATTGCCTGATGGGCCATCACCAAGGAACCAAGCTCCTACTGTCCGAAAATATGCAAAGGTTGCCCTGGCTTCCTTCAGCCCTGAAAGAAAGGTTCACAAGAAAGAGAGTGACATGGAAACGCTGATCCTCACTCCACCCCCAGGAACAGCAGATATCGACAAAGTGGGAGAGGAAGGCAGGAAGGCGAGGGAAATCTGTTTCATCAACATACAACGAGAGTTAAGGATTCGAGGGGTTTTCCTACGCCACGAATACCCACAGGTGtatcagcagctctgtgagttTGTAGAAAGTAACAGAAGGTTCACACCCACAACTATCTATCCCATCGATAAGAGGACTGGTAAACAGTTCATGTGCATGATAATGGCTGCCTCTGAGCCCAGGACATTAGACTGGGTAGGCACCCCGCATCTCCTTGATGACATTATTTAA
- the mapkap1 gene encoding target of rapamycin complex 2 subunit MAPKAP1 isoform X1: MAFLDNPAIILAHIRQSHVTSDDTGMCEMVLIDQDVDLEKCQLALVPGSSCGSTGSGPLSEEGNSVTDSHACDLSQSMDITSSWDFGIRRRSNTGLQQDSREKPGAAAQRLERLRKERQNQIKCKNIQWKDRTSSQSVEDLGSLFEKRDFKERLRTVGTKSTLSLRLEQCPQQLNNPFNEYSKFDGKGHIGTTATKKIDVYLSMQMTQEKVHPMTVVTIANARVHDLIGLICWQYTSEGREPKLNENVNAYCLHIAEDDGEVDTDFPPLDSNEPIHKFGFSTLALVEKYSSPGLASRQSLFVRINAAHGFSLIPVDSLKVTMKEILQKALKKRKGSQKGSGPMYRLEKQTEPNVAVDLDSTLESQSTLEFCLVRENSSRGEESSEEDPPIDITTVQDMLSSHHYKSFKISMIHKLRFTTDVQLGISGEKVEIDPVTNQKASTKFWIRQKPISIDSDHLCACDLVEERSPSHAIFKLTYLSNHDYKPLYFESDAATVNEIVLKVNYILESRASTSRADYFAQKQRKLSRRTSFSFQKDKKAGQ, from the exons ATGGCTTTCTTGGACAATCCAGCCATTATTCTGGCCCATATCAGACAGTCTCATGTGACCAGTGATGACACAGGAATGTGTGAGATGGTACTAATAGATCAGGATGTGGATTTGGAGAAGTGCCAGCTGGCTCTGGTGCCTGGCAGCAGCTGTGGGTCAACAGGATCGGGCCCCCTGAGTGAGGAGGGCAACAGTGTGACAGACAGTCATGCCTGTGACCTCTCCCAGTCCATGGACATCACCTCCAGCTGGGACTTTGGTATCCGTCGACGTTCCAACACAG GACTCCAACAAGACAGCCGTGAGAAACCTGGGGCAGCTG ccCAGAGACTTGAAAGGCTAAGGAAAGAACGACAGAACcaaatcaaatgtaaaaacattcaGTGGAAAGACAGGACATCCTCCCAGTCAG TGGAGGATCTCGGGTCTCTGTTTGAAAAACGGGACTTTAAAGAAAGGCTGCGGACAGTAGGTACAAAATCCACCCTTTCATTGCGACTGGAACAGTGTCCCCAGCAGCTCAACAACCCCTTCAATGAATACTCAAAGTTTGATGGCAAG GGCCACATTGGCACGACAGCTACAAAAAAGATCGACGTCTACCTCTCAATGCAGATGACTCAGGAGAAAGTACATCCAATGACAGTGGTGACCATCGCAAATGCCCGCGTGCATGACCTCATCGGTCTCATTTGTTGGCAGTACACGAGTGAGGGACGCGAACCCAAACTTAA CGAGAATGTGAACGCCTACTGCCTCCACATTGCAGAGGATGATGGTGAGGTGGACACTGACTTCCCTCCACTCGACTCCAATGAGCCAATCCACAAGTTTGGTTTCAGCACTCTGGCCTTGGTGGAGAAATACTCCTCACCTGGCCTCGCTTCCAGACAGTCACTGTTTGTCAGAAT AAATGCTGCTCATGGTTTCTCTCTGATCCCTGTGGACAGTCTGAAGGTAACCATGAAGGAAATTCTCCAGAAAGCACTCAAGAAGAGAAAAGGCTCACAGAAAGGCTCAG GACCCATGTATCGTCTGGAGAAGCAGACTGAGCCCAACGTCGCAGTGGACCTGGACTCAACGCTAGAGAGCCAGAGCACTCTGGAGTTTTGCCTGGTCAGAGAAAACA GCTCGAGGGGCgaggagagctcagaggaagACCCTCCTATTGACATCACCACAGTCCAGGACATGTTGAGCAGTCACCACTATAAGTCCTTCAAGATCAGTATGATCCACAAGCTGCGCTTCACCACAGATGTCCAGCTAG GCATTTCAGGAGAGAAGGTGGAGATCGATCCTGTCACCAATCAGAAGGCCAGTACCAAATTTTGGATTCGGCAGAAACCCATCTCTATTGACTCGGACCACCTCTGTGCCTGTGACCTTGTAGAGGAAAGAAGCCCAA GTCATGCAATATTTAAGCTCACCTATCTCAGCAACCATGACTACAAGCCTCTCTACTTTGAGTCTGATGCTGCTACTGTAAATGAAATAGTACTAAAG gttaaTTATATCTTAGAGTCCCGGGCCAGCACCTCTCGGGCTGATTACTTTGCCCAGAAGCAGCGGAAACTGAGCCGCCGGACCAGCTTCAGTTTCCAGAAGGACAAGAAGGCCGGCCAGTAG
- the mapkap1 gene encoding target of rapamycin complex 2 subunit MAPKAP1 isoform X2 produces the protein MAFLDNPAIILAHIRQSHVTSDDTGMCEMVLIDQDVDLEKCQLALVPGSSCGSTGSGPLSEEGNSVTDSHACDLSQSMDITSSWDFGIRRRSNTAQRLERLRKERQNQIKCKNIQWKDRTSSQSVEDLGSLFEKRDFKERLRTVGTKSTLSLRLEQCPQQLNNPFNEYSKFDGKGHIGTTATKKIDVYLSMQMTQEKVHPMTVVTIANARVHDLIGLICWQYTSEGREPKLNENVNAYCLHIAEDDGEVDTDFPPLDSNEPIHKFGFSTLALVEKYSSPGLASRQSLFVRINAAHGFSLIPVDSLKVTMKEILQKALKKRKGSQKGSGPMYRLEKQTEPNVAVDLDSTLESQSTLEFCLVRENSSRGEESSEEDPPIDITTVQDMLSSHHYKSFKISMIHKLRFTTDVQLGISGEKVEIDPVTNQKASTKFWIRQKPISIDSDHLCACDLVEERSPSHAIFKLTYLSNHDYKPLYFESDAATVNEIVLKVNYILESRASTSRADYFAQKQRKLSRRTSFSFQKDKKAGQ, from the exons ATGGCTTTCTTGGACAATCCAGCCATTATTCTGGCCCATATCAGACAGTCTCATGTGACCAGTGATGACACAGGAATGTGTGAGATGGTACTAATAGATCAGGATGTGGATTTGGAGAAGTGCCAGCTGGCTCTGGTGCCTGGCAGCAGCTGTGGGTCAACAGGATCGGGCCCCCTGAGTGAGGAGGGCAACAGTGTGACAGACAGTCATGCCTGTGACCTCTCCCAGTCCATGGACATCACCTCCAGCTGGGACTTTGGTATCCGTCGACGTTCCAACACAG ccCAGAGACTTGAAAGGCTAAGGAAAGAACGACAGAACcaaatcaaatgtaaaaacattcaGTGGAAAGACAGGACATCCTCCCAGTCAG TGGAGGATCTCGGGTCTCTGTTTGAAAAACGGGACTTTAAAGAAAGGCTGCGGACAGTAGGTACAAAATCCACCCTTTCATTGCGACTGGAACAGTGTCCCCAGCAGCTCAACAACCCCTTCAATGAATACTCAAAGTTTGATGGCAAG GGCCACATTGGCACGACAGCTACAAAAAAGATCGACGTCTACCTCTCAATGCAGATGACTCAGGAGAAAGTACATCCAATGACAGTGGTGACCATCGCAAATGCCCGCGTGCATGACCTCATCGGTCTCATTTGTTGGCAGTACACGAGTGAGGGACGCGAACCCAAACTTAA CGAGAATGTGAACGCCTACTGCCTCCACATTGCAGAGGATGATGGTGAGGTGGACACTGACTTCCCTCCACTCGACTCCAATGAGCCAATCCACAAGTTTGGTTTCAGCACTCTGGCCTTGGTGGAGAAATACTCCTCACCTGGCCTCGCTTCCAGACAGTCACTGTTTGTCAGAAT AAATGCTGCTCATGGTTTCTCTCTGATCCCTGTGGACAGTCTGAAGGTAACCATGAAGGAAATTCTCCAGAAAGCACTCAAGAAGAGAAAAGGCTCACAGAAAGGCTCAG GACCCATGTATCGTCTGGAGAAGCAGACTGAGCCCAACGTCGCAGTGGACCTGGACTCAACGCTAGAGAGCCAGAGCACTCTGGAGTTTTGCCTGGTCAGAGAAAACA GCTCGAGGGGCgaggagagctcagaggaagACCCTCCTATTGACATCACCACAGTCCAGGACATGTTGAGCAGTCACCACTATAAGTCCTTCAAGATCAGTATGATCCACAAGCTGCGCTTCACCACAGATGTCCAGCTAG GCATTTCAGGAGAGAAGGTGGAGATCGATCCTGTCACCAATCAGAAGGCCAGTACCAAATTTTGGATTCGGCAGAAACCCATCTCTATTGACTCGGACCACCTCTGTGCCTGTGACCTTGTAGAGGAAAGAAGCCCAA GTCATGCAATATTTAAGCTCACCTATCTCAGCAACCATGACTACAAGCCTCTCTACTTTGAGTCTGATGCTGCTACTGTAAATGAAATAGTACTAAAG gttaaTTATATCTTAGAGTCCCGGGCCAGCACCTCTCGGGCTGATTACTTTGCCCAGAAGCAGCGGAAACTGAGCCGCCGGACCAGCTTCAGTTTCCAGAAGGACAAGAAGGCCGGCCAGTAG